The following coding sequences lie in one Capsicum annuum cultivar UCD-10X-F1 chromosome 5, UCD10Xv1.1, whole genome shotgun sequence genomic window:
- the LOC107843510 gene encoding uncharacterized protein LOC107843510, with the protein MKMNNTCKDLLQRTGVLYDEISDRIRYEEINFCKHCADHGRFCGIKDAMMEEKEKLIAIQDSLKDLQNMLQFYQMLESRQERLHNGALFRLEASRMLLIDKLNKYPTWGRKLEVIEKLKEYFGQEKVALFSEELAKTEQKQSEDEKEKKNSSCFLVICIRRLFNPWNWYRTTRIAAIALIINLYRNRLQNKNNKMPVPRLKIDYSDSQLAVSLGKG; encoded by the exons ATGAAGATGAATAATACTTGTAAAGATTTGCTTCAGAGAACAGGGGTTTTATATGATGAGATTAGTGATAGAATTCGTtacgaagaaattaatttctGTAAACATTGCGCTGATCATGGTCGTTTTTGCGGAATTAAAGACGCTATGATGGAAGAGAAGGAGAAATTGATTGCAATTCAAGACTCATTGAAGGATCTTCAGAACATGCTCCAGTTCTACCAG ATGTTAGAGTCTCGGCAGGAGAGACTTCACAACGGAGCACTTTTCCGTCTGGAAGCAAGCAGAATGCTACTGATAGACAAATTAAATAAGTACCCAACGTGGGGAAGGAAACTAGAAGTGATTGAAAAACTAAAAGAATATTTTGGTCAAGAAAAAGTTGCATTATTTTCTGAGGAGTTGGCAAAAACAGAACAGAAACAGAGTGaagatgagaaagaaaagaagaatagtTCATGTTTCTTGGTCATTTGCATAAGACGTTTATTCAATCCATGGAATTGGTATCGTACCACAAGAATTGCTGCCATAGCATTGATTATTAACTTGTACAGGAATAGGTTgcaaaataagaacaacaaaatgCCTGTTCCAAGACTGAAGATTGACTATTCAGATAGCCAATTGGCTGTTTCATTAGGAAAGGGATGA
- the LOC107843511 gene encoding ubiquitin-conjugating enzyme E2 10 produces the protein MASKRILKELKDLQKDPPTSCSAGPVGEDMFHWQATIMGPSDSPYAGGVFLVTIHFPPDYPFKPPKVAFRTKVFHPNINSNGSICLDILKEQWSPALTISKVLLSICSLLTDPNPDDPLVPEIAHMYKTDKSKYEGTARSWTQKYAMG, from the exons atggcttcgaaaCGAATActgaaggaattgaaggatctTCAGAAAGATCCTCCTACTTCATGCAGCGCTG GCCCTGTTGGAGAGGACATGTTTCACTGGCAGGCTACAATAATGGGTCCCTCAGATAGCCCTTATGCCGGGGGTGTATTTTTGGTCACTATCCATTTTCCTCCGGATTATCCATTCAAACCTCCCAAG GTTGCTTTTAGGACAAAAGTTTTCCATCCAAATATCAATAGTAATGGGAGTATATGCTTGGACATACTGAAGGAGCAGTGGAGCCCTGCCTTGACTATTTCCAAG GTTTTGCTTTCAATCTGCTCACTTTTGACGGACCCAAACCCTGACGACCCGTTGGTTCCTGAGATTGCTCATATGTACAAGACAGACAAGTCCAAATACGAAGGAACCGCCAGGAGTTGGACTCAGAAGTACGCCATGGGTTAA